The Arachis hypogaea cultivar Tifrunner chromosome 19, arahy.Tifrunner.gnm2.J5K5, whole genome shotgun sequence genome has a window encoding:
- the LOC112775740 gene encoding uncharacterized protein has protein sequence MVRVLFVVFVFASLGSFLFGRVDSHEESGEWSCESNSEIRVEAEFRPGVVTLDGHADEWKDIDYSQFRLLPALDPDDDKEFKGGKMTVKSLHDGHDIFFLVQVDSDYAYSKGEGNKCPSVALMFQIGEDATYHRMGGCTQDSTSCTNKSCKGHEVDIMHFSIGNAIPGRLYGGNPLDNGEGNGGDRFGHLVDLYSWNPHCRYLDGTSPSGPANDSSAQNDWKGVWWHSSFTVHSGFVEDESPYAEDGKKGTYIFEFSRPLRTMDHLQQDVQFTIGATSMMSVAFWYPENGQPWHGSGHYSISCNWVPIDISIGSSLHGSSGSTGSSTSWSIASAFSLVLSVAALCVSVFVTYRVFNNNNNVPFTPMVSMNNL, from the exons TGTTTGTTTTTGCATCCTTGGGATCGTTCTTGTTTGGACGAGTTGACTCGCACGAGGAATCGGGTGAGTGGAGCTGCGAGTCGAACTCGGAGATCCGAGTGGAGGCCGAGTTCAGACCAGGTGTTGTTACACTTGATGGACATGCCGACGAATGGAAGGACATTGATTACTCGCAGTTCCGGCTTCTCCCCGCGCTTGACCCCGATGATGATAAGGAGTTCAAAGGTGGAAAAATGACTGTTAAG AGTTTGCATGATGGCCACGATATTTTCTTTCTGGTGCAAGTTGATTCTGATTATGCTTACTCTAAAGG gGAAGGCAACAAATGTCCTTCTGTAGCTCTCATGTTTCAAATTGGTGAGGATGCCACTTATCATAGA ATGGGTGGTTGCACACAAGACTCAACCTCATGCACTAACAAGAGCTGCAAAGGTCATGAAGTTGACATTATGCACTTTTCTATTGGAAATGCTATTCCGGGAAGGCTTTATGGTGGTAATCCCCTAGACAATGGGGAAGGAAATGGAGGTGACAG GTTTGGTCACTTGGTTGATCTCTATTCCTGGAATCCACACTGTAGATATCTCGATGGAACCAGTCCTTCAGGTCCTG CTAATGACTCTAGTGCACAGAATGACTGGAAGGGTGTGTGGTGGCATAGCAGCTTTACTGTTCACTCAG GTTTTGTGGAAGATGAGAGTCCATATGCAGAGGATGGGAAAAAAGGCACATACATTTTTGAATTTTCTAGGCCTTTGAGGACCATGGATCACCTTCAACAG GATGTGCAATTTACCATTGGTGCAACCAGTATGATGTCCGTTGCATTCTGGTATCCAGAAAACGGTCAACCATGGCATGGTTCCGGGCACTACTCGATCAGCTGCAATTGGGTTCCCATCGATATATCTATCGGCAGTTCTTTGCATGGAAGTTCAGGATCAACAGGGTCAAGTACTTCATGGAGTATTGCCAGTGCCTTCTCACTAGTACTATCAGTAGCTGCACTTTGTGTGTCTGTTTTTGTGACCTATCGTGTTttcaataataacaacaatgttCCCTTTACACCTATGGTTTCGATGAACAACCTTTAA